The following proteins come from a genomic window of Lolium rigidum isolate FL_2022 chromosome 5, APGP_CSIRO_Lrig_0.1, whole genome shotgun sequence:
- the LOC124651857 gene encoding probable cysteine desulfurase yields MDHATMEAGGKQGAMSATLLSLLGMTTSEKGAAVADDKLEWLRSQLIGKDVEFDTPFGRRALTYADQTASGRSLRYIEDYLVKEVLPFYGNTHTEDSHVGSKTTRLVHKAARYIKRCMGAGAGDALLFCGAGTTAAIKRLQEVIGVALPSVEMRDRLSAQLRNEERWVVFVGPYEHHSNLLSWRRSLAEVVEIGLDADGLVDVAALRRALGSPEYADRPMLGSFSACSNVTGIMTDTREIARVLHQRGAFACFDFAASGPYVKIDMKSGEIDGYDAVFLSPHKFVGGPGTPGILLMNKSLYKLTSQPPSTCGGGTVAYVNGFNEDDTLYYDDIEEREDAGTPPIVQKIRASLAFWVKEHVGYDTMGLRERVYSEMAMNRLAKNPNVRVLGNTRVDRLPIFSFLVYPAVVKQSLFNGFDEAGSDEIVTENMRSSKQLPLHGRFVTRLLNDLFGIQARGGCACAGPYGHLLLDVDKELSLSLRSAILEGYSGLKPGWTRLSFSYYLSKEEFKFILSAVEFIAAYGHRFLPLYKFDWITGNWTFRKQAIKYHIMREELSLGAEPLKRPNHKTNPHVVDKLEKPQAGNHKFQSYLESANKIALSLPDVNQQTLSIPKGVHPELVLFHI; encoded by the exons ATGGATCATGCGACCATGGAGGCCGGCGGCAAGCAGGGCGCCATGAGCGCCACCCTGCTGAGCCTTCTCGGAATGACGACGTCGGAGAAGGGCGCGGCGGTCGCGGACGACAAGCTGGAGTGGCTCCGGTCGCAGCTGATCGGCAAGGACGTGGAGTTCGACACGCCGTTCGGACGGCGCGCCCTTACGTACGCCGACCAAACGGCGTCCGGCCGGAGCCTGCGCTACATCGAGGACTACCTCGTGAAGGAGGTCCTGCCCTTCTATGGCAACACGCATACCGAGGACAGCCACGTCGGGAGCAAGACGACGCGCCTGGTGCACAAGGCCGCGCGCTACATCAAGCGCTGCatgggcgccggcgccggcgacgcgctGCTCTTCTGCGGCGCCGGCACCACGGCCGCCATCAAGCGCCTGCAGGAGGTCATCGGCGTCGCGCTGCCGTCCGTCGAGATGCGCGACCGGCTCTCGGCGCAGCTGCGCAACGAGGAGCGGTGGGTGGTCTTCGTGGGGCCCTACGAGCACCACTCCAACCTGCTATCCTGGCGGCGTAGCCTGGCGGAGGTGGTGGAGATCGGCCTCGACGCGGACGGGTTGGTCGACGTCGCCGCGCTCCGCCGCGCGCTCGGGTCGCCGGAGTACGCCGACCGGCCGATGCTGGGCTCCTTCTCGGCGTGCAGCAACGTGACCGGCATCATGACGGACACGAGGGAGATCGCCCGCGTCCTCCACCAGCGCGGCGCCTTCGCCTGCTTCGACTTCGCTGCCAG TGGGCCCTATGTGAAGATTGACATGAAATCTGGTGAAATAGACGGATACGACGCTGTTTTCCTGAGCCCGCACAAATTTGTTGGTGGCCCGGGCACGCCGGGCATCCTTCTGATGAACAAATCACTGTACAAACTCACCTCTCAGCCGCCGTCCACGTGCGGCGGAGGCACCGTAGCATATGTCAACGGCTTCAACGAGGAT GATACGTTGTACTACGACGACATTGAGGAGAGGGAGGACGCGGGCACGCCGCCAATCGTCCAAAAGATCCGTGCATCACTCGCCTTTTGGGTGAAGGAACATGTTGGCTATGACACGATGGGCCTCCGCGAGCGAGTGTACTCAGAGATGGCCATGAACAGGCTTGCCAAGAATCCAAATGTCAGGGTGCTAGGCAACACAAGGGTGGACCGCCTACCAATCTTCTCGTTCCTCGTCTACCCTGCGGTAGTGAAACAATCACTGTTTAACGGGTTTGATGAGGCTGGTTCTGACGAAATAGTCACGGAGAATATGAGATCATCCAAGCAACTTCCCCTTCATGGCCGTTTTGTCACTAGGCTTCTGAACGATCTTTTCGGCATCCAAGCTAGGGGTGGTTGTGCCTGTGCAGGCCCCTATGGTCACCTCTTGCTCGACGTCGACAAGGAGCTCTCTCTTAGCCTCCGGTCTGCTATCCTTGAG GGTTACAGTGGACTGAAGCCAGGATGGACAAGGCTGAGCTTCTCTTACTACCTATCCAAGGAGGAGTTCAAGTTCATCCTCTCCGCCGTTGAGTTCATAGCGGCATACGGCCACCGCTTCCTCCCGTTGTACAAGTTCGACTGGATCACCGGCAACTGGACCTTCCGCAAGCAGGCAATCAAGTACCACATCATGAGGGAGGAGCTATCCCTTGGCGCAGAGCCATTGAAGCGCCCGAATCACAAGACAAATCCTCATGTTGTAGATAAACTTGAGAAGCCTCAGGCCGGTAATCACAAGTTTCAGAGCTACCTGGAAAGTGCAAATAAAATTGCGCTTTCCTTGCCCGATGTCAATCAGCAGACTCTCAGCATCCCCAAAGGAGTTCACCCTGAATTGGTTCTTTTCCACATATAA